The following proteins are co-located in the Deinococcus metallilatus genome:
- a CDS encoding DEAD/DEAH box helicase, which translates to MPTPRPVRTIRAPLKYRPVLTLREEPVEVSRRQGWRRVTSLERLGVAHLAHHYDGKPLDLERQNYVDGVLHLASRDPAAEKKASGQVTRTGLKRLQTLQPRGDHIRHPQAQALYTFANEADWQRFLTAEMPKLEAKGFRVELDPSFPYRFAEVEDWYGEAEEEGGWFTLELGVIVDGQRHSLIPILVSLIAEHPELFTPEALAALKDDDLITARLPDGRRLPLPAGRVRAILSVLVELHLRELPDGPLRLPILDAARLAMLDEALHARWLGADRLLELGRRLRSFQGVKEITPPAGLNANLRPYQQQGLAWLQFLREYDLGGILADDMGLGKTAQTLAHLQTEKEAGRADRPSLVVAPTSVLSNWRAEAARFTPGLKVLTLHGPARKADFARIPEYDLVLSTYPLLPRDVDQLREHEFHLLVLDEAQNIKNPKSAAAKAAGALKARHRLALTGTPLENHLGELWSQFNFLTPGLLHDEKTFRELYRTPIEKQGDRARQAALAARVKPFILRREKRDVAKELPPKTEIPVRVTLDGDQRDLYETVRVTMLERVREELDARGLARSTVAILDALLKLRQAVTDPRLVKLEAARKVKGSAKLDWLTQNLPQMVEEGRRILIFSQFATLLGLLEDTLSELDLPYAKLTGQTKDRATPVQRFQNGEVPVFLISLKAGGVGLNLTAADTVIHLDPWWNPAAENQATDRAYRIGQDKPVFVYKLIAAGSVEERILDLQNRKAALAKGVLDGGLTSATQLTTGDLEVLFAPLEEEEPLPA; encoded by the coding sequence GTGCCCACGCCCCGCCCGGTCCGCACGATCCGTGCTCCCCTGAAGTACCGGCCGGTCCTGACCCTGCGTGAGGAGCCGGTGGAGGTGAGCCGCCGTCAGGGCTGGCGCCGGGTCACCTCCTTGGAACGCCTGGGCGTCGCCCACCTCGCCCACCATTACGACGGCAAGCCGCTCGACCTGGAGCGGCAGAACTACGTGGATGGTGTCCTGCACCTGGCCTCCCGGGACCCCGCCGCCGAGAAGAAGGCCAGCGGCCAGGTGACCCGGACGGGCCTCAAGCGCCTCCAGACCCTGCAACCGCGCGGCGACCACATCCGCCACCCCCAGGCGCAGGCCCTCTACACCTTCGCTAACGAGGCCGACTGGCAACGCTTCCTGACAGCGGAAATGCCGAAGCTGGAGGCCAAAGGCTTCCGCGTGGAGCTGGACCCCAGCTTCCCCTACCGCTTTGCCGAAGTCGAGGACTGGTACGGCGAGGCCGAGGAAGAAGGCGGCTGGTTCACGCTCGAACTGGGCGTCATCGTGGACGGGCAGCGGCACAGCCTGATTCCCATCCTCGTCTCGCTGATTGCCGAACATCCCGAACTCTTCACGCCCGAAGCCCTCGCCGCGCTGAAGGACGACGACCTGATCACGGCCCGGTTGCCGGATGGCCGCCGCCTGCCGCTTCCCGCTGGCCGCGTCCGCGCGATCCTCAGCGTGCTGGTGGAACTGCACCTGCGCGAACTGCCGGACGGCCCACTGCGCCTGCCGATTCTGGACGCCGCCCGCCTCGCGATGCTGGACGAGGCGCTGCACGCGCGCTGGCTGGGGGCCGACCGCTTGCTCGAACTGGGCCGCCGCCTGCGTTCCTTTCAGGGCGTGAAGGAGATCACGCCGCCCGCCGGTCTGAACGCCAACCTGCGCCCCTACCAGCAGCAAGGCCTCGCGTGGCTGCAATTCCTGCGCGAGTACGACCTGGGCGGGATTCTGGCGGACGACATGGGTTTAGGCAAAACTGCCCAAACCCTCGCCCACCTCCAGACCGAGAAGGAAGCGGGACGCGCCGACCGCCCCAGCCTGGTCGTTGCGCCAACGAGCGTCCTGAGCAACTGGCGCGCCGAGGCGGCCCGCTTCACGCCCGGCCTGAAAGTCCTGACCCTGCACGGCCCCGCCCGCAAGGCCGACTTTGCCCGCATTCCTGAATACGACCTCGTGCTGTCCACCTACCCGCTGCTGCCGCGCGATGTTGACCAACTCCGCGAACACGAGTTCCATCTCCTCGTGCTGGACGAGGCGCAGAACATCAAGAATCCGAAGAGCGCAGCGGCGAAGGCGGCGGGGGCTTTGAAGGCCCGTCACCGCCTCGCCCTGACCGGGACGCCCCTCGAAAACCATCTGGGCGAGCTGTGGTCACAGTTCAACTTCCTGACGCCGGGCCTGCTGCACGACGAGAAGACCTTCCGCGAGCTGTACCGCACCCCGATTGAGAAGCAGGGCGACCGCGCCCGCCAGGCCGCCCTCGCCGCCCGCGTGAAGCCCTTCATCCTGCGCCGCGAGAAACGCGACGTGGCAAAGGAGCTCCCGCCCAAGACCGAGATTCCGGTCCGTGTGACGCTCGACGGTGACCAGCGGGACCTCTACGAGACGGTGCGCGTAACCATGCTCGAAAGGGTGCGCGAGGAACTGGACGCGCGCGGCCTGGCCCGCTCCACCGTCGCCATTCTGGACGCACTGCTTAAATTACGGCAGGCCGTTACCGACCCGCGCCTGGTCAAGCTGGAGGCCGCCCGCAAGGTGAAGGGCAGCGCCAAACTCGACTGGCTCACGCAGAACCTCCCGCAGATGGTGGAGGAAGGCCGCCGCATCCTGATCTTCTCGCAGTTCGCCACGCTGCTGGGGCTGCTGGAAGACACGCTGAGCGAGTTGGACCTCCCCTACGCCAAGCTCACCGGGCAGACGAAGGACCGCGCTACGCCCGTTCAACGGTTCCAGAACGGCGAGGTGCCCGTCTTCCTGATCAGCCTGAAAGCGGGGGGCGTCGGCCTGAACCTCACCGCCGCCGACACCGTCATCCACCTCGACCCCTGGTGGAACCCCGCCGCCGAGAACCAGGCCACCGACCGCGCCTACCGCATCGGGCAGGACAAGCCGGTCTTCGTCTACAAGCTGATTGCGGCGGGCAGCGTGGAGGAGCGCATTCTGGACCTCCAGAACCGGAAGGCGGCCCTGGCAAAAGGCGTACTGGACGGCGGCCTCACGAGCGCGACGCAACTGACGACGGGCGATCTGGAGGTGCTGTTCGCGCCTTTGGAGGAGGAGGAACCGCTCCCCGCCTGA
- a CDS encoding peptide chain release factor 3, with translation MTIPTAQLDHEIARRRTFAIISHPDAGKTTITEKLLLYGGAIQEAGSVTAKEGRSHTKSDWMSIEQQRGISISSSALTFEYAGRHINLLDTPGHQDFSEDTYRTLTAADSALMVLDAARGVQSQTEKLFAVCRNRGIPILTFVNKMDRPAQDPFELLAQVENTLKITAVPLTWPIGDGPDFKGVYDLQTGQVLAFERTSGGKHRAPVQTAGLDDPKLVDLVGSDLAAKLREDVELIQGAMPEFDAGAFLSGELTPVFFGSAMNNFGVEHFLSHFVDLAPPPGPALTNLGERDPDAPFAGFVFKLQANMSRAHRDRTAFMRVISGHFERGMDVTHTRTGRKLRLSQAHTLFAQDREKVEEAYPGDIVGLVNPGVFQIGDVVSVDPKVTLPSFPRFTPETFATIALKDVGKRKAFMKGLTQLAEEGVVQVFYPTDGARDPYLGAVGPLQFEVFQARLQEEYGVDVELHVTGYQLVRWLAGDAGSVARFARHVEDDQGRPVMLFRSRYDLEYTAEQHPEIEFLPLPKDLTRV, from the coding sequence ATGACCATCCCCACTGCCCAACTCGACCACGAAATCGCCCGCCGAAGGACCTTCGCCATCATCTCCCACCCGGACGCCGGGAAGACCACCATCACGGAAAAGCTGCTGCTGTACGGAGGCGCCATTCAGGAGGCGGGCAGCGTCACCGCCAAGGAAGGCCGCTCGCACACCAAGTCCGACTGGATGAGCATCGAGCAGCAGCGCGGCATTTCCATCTCCTCCTCCGCGCTGACCTTCGAGTATGCCGGGCGGCACATCAACCTGCTCGACACGCCCGGCCACCAGGACTTCAGCGAGGACACCTACCGGACGCTCACCGCCGCCGACTCTGCCCTGATGGTGCTGGACGCGGCGCGCGGCGTGCAGTCGCAGACGGAAAAGCTCTTCGCGGTGTGCCGCAACCGCGGGATTCCGATCCTCACCTTCGTGAACAAGATGGACCGCCCCGCGCAGGACCCCTTCGAGCTGCTCGCCCAGGTCGAGAACACGCTGAAAATCACCGCCGTGCCCCTCACCTGGCCGATTGGCGACGGACCGGACTTCAAGGGCGTGTACGACCTCCAGACCGGGCAGGTGCTCGCCTTCGAGCGCACGTCGGGCGGCAAGCACCGCGCGCCCGTGCAGACGGCGGGGCTGGACGACCCCAAGCTGGTGGACCTCGTCGGCTCCGACCTCGCCGCCAAGCTGCGCGAGGACGTGGAACTGATCCAGGGCGCGATGCCCGAGTTCGACGCGGGCGCGTTCCTGTCGGGCGAACTCACCCCGGTCTTCTTCGGCTCCGCGATGAACAATTTCGGCGTCGAGCACTTCCTGAGCCACTTCGTGGACCTCGCGCCGCCGCCTGGCCCGGCCCTGACGAACCTGGGCGAACGCGACCCGGACGCGCCTTTCGCGGGCTTCGTGTTCAAGCTCCAGGCCAACATGAGCCGGGCACACCGCGACCGCACCGCCTTCATGCGCGTGATCAGCGGTCACTTCGAGCGCGGCATGGACGTGACCCACACCCGCACCGGGCGCAAGCTGCGGCTCTCGCAGGCCCACACCCTCTTCGCGCAGGACCGCGAGAAGGTGGAGGAAGCGTACCCCGGCGACATCGTGGGTCTGGTCAATCCCGGCGTGTTCCAGATCGGGGACGTGGTGAGCGTGGACCCCAAGGTGACGCTGCCCAGCTTCCCGCGTTTCACACCCGAAACCTTCGCCACCATTGCCCTCAAGGACGTGGGCAAGCGCAAGGCGTTCATGAAGGGCCTGACGCAACTCGCCGAGGAAGGCGTGGTGCAGGTCTTCTACCCCACCGACGGCGCGCGTGATCCCTACCTGGGCGCGGTCGGCCCCCTCCAGTTCGAGGTCTTCCAGGCCCGCTTGCAGGAGGAGTACGGCGTGGACGTGGAGCTCCACGTGACCGGCTACCAACTGGTGCGCTGGCTGGCCGGGGACGCGGGCAGTGTGGCCCGCTTCGCCCGGCACGTGGAGGACGACCAGGGCCGCCCGGTGATGCTCTTCCGCAGCCGCTACGACCTGGAGTACACCGCCGAGCAGCACCCCGAGATCGAGTTCCTGCCACTGCCCAAAGACCTGACTCGGGTGTAA
- a CDS encoding histone deacetylase family protein codes for MPSPFPRAWTAFRRAAYAAGPPPRRQFLPREFVEQLLAGAGARLPLLDAPRLDWAHAERVHDPAYLARWRQGEVTRAEERALGFPWNEAVVERGLLSSGATLAATRDALARGLGLNLGGGTHHAYRDRAEGFSFLNDVVISTRWLLDHGHARCILMLDLDVHQGNGTAALLADEARAFTVSVHGANNYPFQKERSGLDVALPDGTGDEAYLAALDEVVMPAVHAFRPDFAFYLAGADVLEGDQLGRLALTPAGVRERDDRVFRWAAQAGTPLVTVMAGGYNRDPQRLIETRLGTLDAALAAFA; via the coding sequence ATGCCCTCCCCCTTCCCCCGCGCCTGGACCGCCTTTCGCCGCGCGGCGTACGCGGCAGGGCCGCCGCCCCGGCGGCAGTTTCTCCCGCGCGAGTTCGTGGAGCAGCTTCTCGCTGGAGCCGGGGCGAGATTGCCCCTGCTGGACGCCCCCCGGCTGGACTGGGCACACGCCGAGCGGGTGCATGACCCCGCCTACCTCGCCCGCTGGCGGCAGGGCGAGGTCACGCGCGCGGAGGAACGTGCGCTGGGGTTTCCCTGGAACGAGGCCGTCGTGGAGCGCGGCCTGCTCTCCAGCGGCGCGACCCTGGCCGCCACGCGGGACGCCCTCGCCCGCGGCCTGGGTCTGAACCTGGGCGGCGGGACGCATCACGCCTACCGGGACCGCGCGGAAGGCTTCTCCTTCCTGAACGACGTGGTCATCAGCACGCGCTGGCTCCTCGACCACGGCCACGCCCGCTGCATCCTGATGCTCGATCTCGACGTGCATCAGGGCAACGGGACGGCGGCGCTGCTGGCGGACGAGGCCCGCGCCTTCACCGTCAGCGTCCACGGCGCGAACAACTACCCCTTCCAGAAGGAGCGCAGCGGCCTGGACGTGGCCCTGCCCGACGGCACCGGGGACGAGGCTTACCTCGCCGCACTCGATGAGGTGGTGATGCCTGCCGTCCACGCCTTCCGCCCGGATTTCGCCTTCTATCTGGCCGGGGCCGACGTGCTGGAGGGGGACCAACTGGGCCGCCTGGCGCTGACGCCCGCCGGGGTCCGTGAGCGGGATGACCGCGTCTTTCGCTGGGCCGCGCAAGCGGGGACGCCCCTCGTCACCGTGATGGCTGGAGGCTACAACCGCGACCCACAGCGGTTGATCGAGACGCGCCTGGGGACGCTGGACGCCGCACTGGCCGCCTTCGCCTGA
- a CDS encoding NAD(P)H-dependent flavin oxidoreductase, with amino-acid sequence MNPLMQRLGLRVPIIQAPMAGGPTTPQLVAAVSQAGGLGSLGAAYLTPTQIREAGAAVRALTARPFAVNLFVPEPLPALTEAEVAAAVADLAPLHTELDLPPPTLPERVREDFAGQFEAVLEVRPAVFSFTFGRLGRAEVAALQAVEILVIGTATGVEEARALATDSVDAVVVQGGAAGGHRGGWLRDELADTLALTRAVVEATTIPVIAAGGLMTAADVHAALDAGASLAQCGTAFLRAAEAGTSAPYRAALAAAQPGQTVLTRAFSGRTARGLANRVTAEVRRPLPYPYQNALTRELRAAAARAGQTGFLSLWAGEGAHRGREGTAAEILGDLWPE; translated from the coding sequence ATGAATCCCCTGATGCAGCGCCTCGGCCTGCGTGTTCCCATCATCCAGGCTCCGATGGCGGGCGGGCCGACCACACCCCAACTCGTGGCGGCGGTATCACAGGCGGGCGGGCTGGGGAGCCTGGGGGCCGCCTACCTGACCCCAACACAGATTCGGGAGGCGGGGGCGGCGGTGCGTGCGCTCACGGCACGACCATTCGCGGTGAATCTGTTCGTGCCGGAGCCCCTCCCGGCCCTGACGGAGGCGGAGGTCGCGGCGGCGGTGGCCGACCTCGCGCCGCTGCACACGGAACTGGACCTGCCCCCACCTACGCTGCCGGAGCGCGTGCGGGAGGACTTCGCCGGGCAGTTTGAGGCGGTGCTGGAGGTGCGGCCCGCCGTCTTCTCCTTCACCTTCGGGCGGCTGGGACGGGCAGAGGTGGCGGCCCTGCAAGCGGTAGAAATACTGGTCATCGGCACGGCGACCGGCGTGGAGGAGGCCCGCGCCCTGGCAACAGACAGCGTGGACGCGGTCGTCGTGCAGGGCGGCGCGGCAGGCGGGCACCGGGGAGGCTGGCTGCGGGACGAACTCGCGGACACGCTGGCCCTGACACGGGCAGTGGTGGAGGCAACAACCATTCCAGTCATCGCGGCGGGCGGCCTGATGACTGCGGCGGACGTGCACGCGGCACTGGACGCCGGAGCCAGCCTCGCCCAGTGCGGCACCGCCTTTCTGCGAGCGGCGGAGGCGGGCACGTCTGCGCCCTACCGTGCCGCCCTCGCCGCCGCGCAACCCGGTCAGACGGTCCTCACGCGGGCCTTCTCGGGGCGCACCGCACGTGGCCTCGCCAACCGGGTCACGGCAGAGGTCCGGCGGCCTCTCCCCTACCCGTACCAGAACGCGCTGACGCGAGAACTTCGCGCCGCCGCGGCCAGGGCGGGCCAGACCGGGTTCCTGAGCCTCTGGGCGGGTGAGGGCGCACACCGGGGACGGGAAGGCACGGCGGCGGAGATTCTGGGGGACCTGTGGCCGGAGTAA
- a CDS encoding GNAT family N-acetyltransferase yields MAGVTLRPLRPGDEEAAVRWAADPEFCLVAGWTVGLAPRKVREHWRRLRAGAGPDFLRLGVERDGRLVGYVDLADLTPVSGEFGIAIGERALWGRGVGAEAGRLLLAHAFGTLGLHTVTAEVHAPNLRSRALMRRLGFREVGQGGPDRYRGELVETVWYALNRGQFALISANC; encoded by the coding sequence GTGGCCGGAGTAACCCTGCGCCCCCTGCGTCCCGGCGACGAGGAAGCCGCCGTGCGCTGGGCCGCCGACCCGGAGTTCTGCCTGGTGGCGGGGTGGACGGTCGGCCTCGCGCCCCGCAAGGTCCGGGAACACTGGAGGCGCCTGAGGGCCGGGGCCGGGCCGGACTTTCTGCGGCTGGGCGTGGAACGGGACGGACGGCTGGTCGGGTACGTGGACCTGGCAGACCTCACCCCAGTTTCCGGCGAATTCGGCATCGCCATTGGCGAGCGGGCGCTATGGGGCCGGGGCGTGGGCGCGGAGGCGGGACGGCTGCTGCTGGCCCACGCCTTCGGCACGCTAGGCCTGCACACCGTCACCGCCGAGGTTCACGCGCCCAACCTCCGCTCGCGCGCGCTGATGCGGCGGCTGGGGTTCCGCGAAGTCGGGCAGGGTGGGCCGGACAGGTACCGGGGTGAGCTGGTGGAGACGGTGTGGTACGCCCTCAATAGAGGCCAATTTGCTTTAATTTCTGCTAACTGTTGA
- a CDS encoding helix-turn-helix domain-containing protein: MDEVLTLEELAAYLKVSETTAYALVRGGEIPGRKVGREWRFLKARVVDWLMKAGTEDAMEQSGTVRRDELGGEYKVEGGQEYVALWLPMTREEKAAQLEKAVREGVNVSELVADYLRDWAQA, encoded by the coding sequence ATGGATGAAGTCCTGACGCTGGAGGAACTGGCCGCCTACCTGAAGGTAAGTGAGACGACCGCCTACGCGCTGGTGCGGGGTGGGGAGATTCCCGGGCGCAAGGTCGGGCGCGAGTGGCGCTTCCTCAAGGCGCGTGTGGTGGACTGGCTGATGAAGGCCGGAACGGAGGACGCCATGGAACAGAGCGGCACGGTGCGGCGCGACGAGCTGGGCGGCGAGTACAAGGTGGAAGGCGGGCAGGAGTACGTGGCCCTGTGGCTGCCGATGACCCGTGAGGAGAAGGCCGCGCAGCTCGAAAAGGCGGTGCGCGAAGGCGTGAACGTCAGCGAGCTGGTGGCGGACTACCTGCGGGACTGGGCGCAGGCGTAA
- a CDS encoding S1C family serine protease, which yields MTNFSDISAGIADAAQSAGNSVVTVVGGGPVSGTVIADGQVLTVAHVLHGDEVRVWTADGQERPGTVLGRDPVTDLALVRVEGLNVTPFTPSAGARPGELLLAVGRPPHGLQVTLGLMEREEAPERGPLRGWLEAGAAPFRGVSGGALVDARGGLVGVLNAGLRRGTLLAVPVARALKAAEALAAHGRMPRGYLGLATQPVHFPDPAQAEQGQADQWDEARRGRPGPHRHGPQGWGPDQRGPWARGGRGGPWGRGPRGRGGRVGLTVVQVEDGSPAAQAGLLVGDVVLALDGEALRDPRELLERVRERAGETLSLRVLRGGQETDLTVTVGER from the coding sequence ATGACGAACTTCAGTGACATTTCGGCAGGCATCGCGGACGCCGCGCAATCGGCGGGAAACAGTGTGGTGACGGTGGTAGGCGGCGGTCCGGTCAGCGGCACGGTGATTGCGGACGGTCAGGTGTTGACGGTCGCGCACGTCCTGCACGGTGACGAGGTGAGGGTGTGGACGGCGGACGGCCAGGAACGCCCCGGGACCGTGCTGGGCCGTGACCCGGTGACGGACCTCGCCCTGGTGCGGGTGGAGGGGCTGAATGTGACGCCCTTTACGCCGAGCGCGGGGGCGCGGCCGGGCGAACTGCTGCTCGCGGTGGGCCGCCCACCGCACGGCCTCCAGGTGACCCTGGGCCTGATGGAGCGGGAAGAGGCGCCCGAGCGTGGCCCGCTGCGCGGCTGGCTGGAGGCCGGGGCCGCGCCGTTCCGGGGCGTGTCGGGCGGCGCGCTGGTGGACGCACGCGGCGGTCTGGTCGGGGTGCTGAACGCGGGCCTGAGACGGGGCACGCTGCTGGCCGTCCCGGTCGCCCGCGCCCTGAAGGCCGCCGAGGCACTCGCCGCCCACGGCCGGATGCCGCGCGGCTACCTGGGGCTGGCGACGCAGCCCGTCCACTTCCCCGACCCGGCGCAGGCCGAGCAGGGGCAGGCCGACCAGTGGGACGAAGCCCGGCGTGGCAGACCCGGCCCGCACCGCCACGGGCCGCAAGGCTGGGGACCGGACCAGCGGGGGCCGTGGGCGCGCGGGGGCCGGGGCGGGCCCTGGGGCCGGGGACCGCGTGGCCGGGGCGGCAGGGTCGGCCTGACCGTCGTGCAGGTGGAAGACGGCAGCCCCGCCGCGCAGGCCGGGTTGCTGGTCGGGGACGTGGTGCTGGCCCTGGACGGCGAGGCCCTGCGCGACCCGCGCGAACTGCTGGAGCGCGTGCGTGAGCGGGCCGGGGAGACGCTCAGCCTGCGCGTGCTGCGCGGCGGGCAGGAGACGGACCTGACCGTGACGGTGGGAGAACGCTGA
- a CDS encoding helix-turn-helix transcriptional regulator encodes MVPASTLPTVQLALLSPLVGAGIRALLAGVGVRVVEEGGAVLVVDDAWLGRGAELAEAGAVVAVGSVAWAGVLPEVASGGWAALPADATPAELLAGVLGASAGLAVLPPTLLPPPPLSTEEDEEENLPLAAGVTLTPRERDVLALLAEGLSNKRAARELGVTESTVKFHVQAVYSKLGVQSRAGAVTRGIQLGLLSV; translated from the coding sequence ATGGTGCCCGCTTCCACGCTCCCGACCGTGCAACTGGCCCTGCTCTCGCCGCTGGTCGGGGCAGGCATCCGGGCGCTGCTGGCGGGCGTGGGCGTGAGGGTCGTGGAGGAGGGCGGGGCCGTGCTGGTCGTGGACGACGCCTGGCTGGGGCGCGGCGCCGAACTCGCGGAGGCCGGGGCGGTGGTCGCGGTCGGCTCGGTCGCCTGGGCGGGGGTGCTCCCGGAGGTCGCCTCCGGCGGCTGGGCGGCCCTGCCCGCCGACGCGACGCCCGCCGAACTGCTCGCCGGAGTCCTGGGGGCGTCGGCGGGCCTCGCGGTGCTGCCGCCCACGCTGCTGCCCCCTCCCCCCCTGAGCACCGAGGAGGACGAAGAGGAGAACCTCCCCCTGGCCGCTGGCGTGACCCTGACCCCACGCGAGCGGGACGTGCTGGCCCTGCTGGCCGAGGGCCTGAGCAACAAGCGGGCCGCCCGCGAACTGGGCGTGACCGAGAGCACCGTCAAGTTCCACGTGCAGGCCGTCTACTCGAAGCTCGGCGTGCAGAGCCGCGCCGGGGCCGTAACGCGGGGCATTCAGCTTGGCCTGCTGAGCGTATAG
- a CDS encoding class I SAM-dependent methyltransferase, translating to MSQVINPFQGQDAAIRYAAGRPFFHPLFMERLAPLLAQRALGADVACGTGLSSMALADVIERVLAFDASEAMLTHAAPHPHVTYAQARAEALPIPDHTLDVLTVAQGFHWFDQEAFLAEARRTLKPEGVLFLYDDFFLGRMPGREDFAEFMKAYGARYPAPPRHRSGYGYGFSEAEARQARFSFQEERFIHPLTFTRPALVAYLLTHSNTIVATDAGRETLGEVVAWLDTELRPFLPDGEERELIFGGLQMVLRPLAV from the coding sequence ATGTCTCAGGTCATCAACCCCTTTCAAGGGCAGGATGCGGCAATCCGCTACGCCGCCGGGCGGCCCTTCTTCCACCCCCTGTTCATGGAACGGCTCGCCCCTCTGCTGGCCCAGCGGGCGCTGGGGGCGGATGTGGCCTGCGGCACGGGTCTGTCAAGTATGGCCCTTGCGGATGTGATCGAGCGCGTGCTGGCCTTCGACGCCTCAGAAGCGATGCTGACCCACGCTGCGCCCCACCCGCACGTGACCTACGCACAGGCGAGAGCCGAGGCCCTGCCCATTCCCGACCACACCCTCGACGTGCTGACAGTCGCGCAGGGATTTCACTGGTTTGACCAGGAGGCCTTTCTCGCTGAGGCGCGACGCACCCTCAAGCCGGAGGGCGTGCTGTTCCTGTATGACGACTTCTTCCTGGGGAGGATGCCGGGTCGGGAGGATTTCGCAGAGTTCATGAAGGCGTATGGGGCACGCTACCCGGCGCCACCACGGCACCGTTCCGGGTACGGCTACGGGTTTAGCGAGGCGGAGGCACGACAGGCCCGCTTCTCCTTCCAAGAGGAACGCTTTATCCACCCGCTGACCTTCACCCGGCCTGCGCTGGTGGCCTACCTGCTTACCCATTCCAACACCATCGTTGCCACGGACGCGGGCCGCGAGACGCTGGGGGAGGTCGTGGCCTGGCTCGATACGGAGTTGCGGCCCTTCCTACCGGATGGAGAGGAGCGGGAACTCATCTTCGGCGGCCTGCAAATGGTGCTGAGGCCCCTGGCGGTCTGA
- a CDS encoding metallophosphoesterase family protein: MRLAVFGDIHGNLPPLRAALADMRAQGAEAFVCLGDVAMDGAWPRECVAEVAALGCPVVRGNADREMLESPRPFTPRGFPDERELWEIGNWSAAQLTDSEREVLRGYVPTAAFPDLLCFHGSPERDNEELTAQTPDARLEELRTVHGRQVVWVGGHTHKPLLRTLDGWTLLNPGSVGLPFEWRGERYVNPARAEYLLLERRAGGWQPTFRAVPYDVEEVRRGLLASGMPHAAWAAGDWVAG, translated from the coding sequence ATGCGCCTCGCGGTTTTCGGAGACATTCACGGCAACCTTCCCCCGCTCCGGGCCGCCCTCGCCGACATGCGGGCACAGGGGGCGGAGGCCTTCGTCTGTCTGGGCGACGTGGCGATGGACGGCGCCTGGCCGCGCGAGTGCGTGGCGGAGGTGGCGGCGCTGGGCTGCCCGGTGGTGCGGGGGAATGCGGACCGGGAGATGCTGGAGTCTCCCCGCCCCTTCACGCCGCGCGGTTTTCCCGACGAGCGGGAACTCTGGGAGATCGGGAACTGGAGCGCCGCGCAACTGACGGACAGCGAGCGGGAGGTGCTGCGCGGCTACGTGCCGACTGCCGCATTCCCCGACCTCCTGTGTTTTCACGGCAGCCCCGAGCGTGACAATGAGGAACTGACGGCACAGACGCCGGACGCCCGCCTGGAGGAGTTGCGGACAGTGCACGGGCGGCAGGTCGTCTGGGTCGGCGGCCACACCCACAAACCCCTGCTGCGGACCCTGGACGGCTGGACGCTCCTCAACCCCGGCAGCGTCGGCCTGCCCTTCGAGTGGCGGGGCGAGCGGTACGTGAACCCGGCCCGCGCCGAGTACCTGCTGCTGGAGCGCAGGGCGGGGGGCTGGCAACCCACCTTCCGCGCGGTGCCCTACGACGTGGAGGAGGTGCGGCGCGGCCTCCTCGCGTCGGGGATGCCGCATGCGGCGTGGGCGGCGGGGGACTGGGTGGCCGGGTAA
- a CDS encoding DUF6194 family protein, with protein sequence MDEDAVREAMTRRYADTEVVESSGNFFFQVRPGQEAGPDRWRPFATLVTNDLYDQASGLDRPGVFRLNVGVSPETYRSLFGELPRGNGASVIDTGHDYTALNRIMPHPLYAPLAWVCVLNPTEGTFQALQPLLDEAHTRAAHREAARAGRREA encoded by the coding sequence ATGGATGAGGACGCCGTCAGAGAGGCCATGACCCGCCGGTACGCCGACACAGAGGTGGTCGAGTCGTCAGGCAACTTCTTTTTCCAGGTCCGGCCCGGACAGGAGGCTGGCCCCGACCGCTGGCGGCCCTTTGCCACCCTGGTGACCAACGATCTGTACGATCAGGCCTCCGGGCTCGACCGACCTGGGGTCTTTCGGCTCAACGTCGGGGTGAGTCCGGAAACCTACCGCTCGCTGTTCGGGGAACTTCCCCGGGGCAACGGGGCGTCGGTTATCGACACCGGGCACGACTACACGGCGCTGAACCGGATCATGCCGCACCCCCTGTACGCGCCGCTGGCCTGGGTGTGCGTGCTCAACCCCACTGAGGGAACCTTCCAGGCTCTCCAGCCCTTGCTGGACGAGGCCCATACGCGGGCGGCCCACCGGGAGGCGGCGCGGGCCGGGCGCCGCGAGGCGTAG